From Rhodopseudomonas palustris:
CCCGAGGTCGAATGCCCCGCGCTCCAGATATCGCGCCAGCGCTGCGGCCGGTTCTCGCGCGCGCCGACGTCGATGTCCTTGCCGATATCGATCGCGCCGCGCTCGGGCAGCGCGTCCGGATCGAGCCCGGCGGCGACGATCGACGGCCGCAGCATGCTGGTCTGCAGGCCGGTGAAGGCTTTGGTCAGCAGGATGTCGTCGGCCGAGGAATCCACCAGCATCGCCTTGTAGCGCGGATCGGCCGCGCTCTCCTGCGTCGCGATGAATTTGGTGCCCATGTAGCCGAGGTCGCAGCCGAGCGTCATCGCCGCGCGCAGCGCGACGCCGTCGCTGATTCCGCCGGCCAGCACGATGACGCCGTCGAAGAACTGACGCACGGCACGGACGAAAGCGAACGGATTGAGCCACCCGGTCTGCCCGCCCGCGCCTGCGGTGAGCAGCACCAGCCCGTCCGCGCCCGCCGCCGCCGCGCGTTCGGCATGGCGGATGCTGGCGACGTCGGCCAGCACCATCGCGCCGACATCATGCAACGGCCCGATCACGGGCTGCGGCGAGCCAACGCTGGCGATCACGATTTCGGGCTTGTGCATCAGCAGCACCGCGAGGTCGTCGGCGAGCCGCGCATTGGAGCGGTGCACGATCAGGTTCGGACACCATGGCGCCGCGCGACGGCCTGTTGCGTCTTCATGCGCCGCGAGCCGCTGGGCGATCGTCCCGATCCAGCCCTCGAGTTGTTCCGTACTACGGCAATTCACCGTCGGAAACGATCCGATCACGCCGTTGCTGCATGCGGAGGCGACCAGATCGACGCCGGATACCAGAAACATCGGCGCCGCGATCAGCGGCAGTTCGAGCCGGCCTCGAAAACGGACGAGACGATCGGATAATTCCACGGCAATTCCTCCTGCTCTGTTTGCATCTTCCGCGCAGCGGCGTGCTAGGTTCGTCGCCTAACATTGGCACGCGCAATGGCCGATGACAAAGATCCGGGAGAACGCCCATGACCGACGCCCTCTACGCCTTCCCCACCGCCGGCACGCAGACGCTGCGTGCGCTGTCGCGCTATCCGTCGCGCATCGCGTTCGCGTGGCCGAGCGGCAGCATGAGCTATCGCGGCGCCGTCGACACGATCGGCAGCATCCAGAAAGTGTTCATGGCGCTCGGCGCGCAGCCCGGCACGCGCGTCGCGCTGCTCACCGCCAATCGCGCCGAGAGCTGGTGCGCGGGCGTCGCCGCGCAATTGTCCCGCTTCGCGGTCACCTGGCTGCATCCGCTCGGATCGCTGCAGGACCAGCTCGACCAGATCGAGGATTCCGAGGCGGCGATCCTGGTGATCGACGCCGCCGCCTTCCTGCAGCGCGGCGGCGAGCTCGCGGCGCGAGCGACCGGCCTGCGCCATGTGTTCACGCTGGGCCGCGCCGATTACGGCCTCGATTTGCTGGTCGCGATGGACAAGGCCGGCGCCGCCACGCCGCGCGATTTCGCGCGGATCGACGACGTCGCGGTGCTGAACTACACCGGCGGCACCACCGGCAAATCGAAGGGCGCTCTGCGCCGGCATCGCGAGAACGCCGGCTTCGCCGCGGCGATCCTCGCAGACTTCGAAATCCCCGCCGACCCGCGCTATCTCACGGTGGCACCAATCAGCCACGTCGCGGGCACCAAGGTGCTGCCTGCGCTGATGCGCGGCGGCACCGTGCACATGCTGAAAGGGTTCGATCCGGAAGCGGTGCTCGCCACGATCGCGCGCGAGAAGATCAACTTCACGCTGTTCGTGCCGACGATGATCTACGTGCTGCTCGACCATCCGAAGCTGGCGACCACCGATCTGAGTTCGCTCGACCTCGTGCTGTACGGCGCCTCGCCGATGTCGCCGACGCGGCTGGTCGAAGGCATCGAACGGATCGGCCCGGTGTTCTCGCAGCTCTACGGCCAGACCGAGTGCTATCCGATCTCGGTGCTGCGCAAGGCCGATCACGATCCGAAGGACCCGGAGCTGTTCCTGTCCTGCGGCTTTCCGATCGCCGCCTGCGACGCGCGGATCCTCGACGAGAACGATCAGGAGGTCGCGACCGGCGAGTCCGGCGAAATCTGCGTGCGCGCCCCGCATGTGATGGCGGAATACTGGAAGCGCCCGGAGCAGACCGCCGAGACGCTGAAGAACGGCTGGCTGCACACCGGCGACATCGCCCGGCGCGACGATCGCGGCTACATGTACATCCTCGACCGCAAGAAGGACATGATCGTATCCGGGGGCTTCAACATCTTCCCGCGCGAGGTCGAGGACGTGCTGTCGACGCATCGCGACGTCGCGATGGTCGCCGTCGTCGGCGTGCCCGACGACAAATGGGGCGAAGCCGTCACCGCGATCGTCGTCGCCCGCGCAGGTAGCAAGCCGGACGAGCAGGAATTGATCGAACTGGTGAAGAGCCGCAAGGGCTCCGCGCACGCGCCGAAGCAGATCAAATTCGTCACCGAACTGCCGATGACCGGCGTCGGCAAGATCGACAAGAAAGTGCTGCGCGCCGACTTCTGGAAAGGCCGCGACCGGATGGTGGGCTGAGCCGCTCTCCGCCATGGTTCGAGACGCATCGCTTCGCGATGCTCCTCACCATGAGGCGCTGTGCTCGTATCGCACTTCCGTCACGCTCATCTTGCCACCGGGCCTCTCCGCCTTCTCGGCCCTCATCCTGAGGAGCCCTGCTTCGCCTGGAGGCGAAGCAGGGCGTCTCGAAGGATGGCCGCGGGTCCACGTCGCCGCAACTACGACCTGAACAGCCGCGTGTACTGCGTCTCGTGGCGCAGGCCGGCGAGGTCGGCGCGGAAGGTGGCGCTGCCGAGGTCGTCCAGCGAGGCATTGAGCGCGCGGTCGCCGGTGGCGATCACGGCGGGCTCCAGCGCCGCCAGCAGGCGCTGGCTGTCGGTCTGGCCGAGCGGGACCAGACGTGCACCCGCGGAGATCCAGTTCGAGACCACGGCATGGAGAAACGCGTGCAGCGTCGCGGCGAGCGGCACGCCGTGCACGGCGCTGACGAGGCCGACCGCGACCGGATAAGCGAGCGCGCCGTTGCACGCAGTCACCGCGCGGGCAAGCCCGTCGCTCGCCCAGGCGTTGCGGACGATCTCGATGAAGGCGCGGCCCTGCGCCGTGGTTTCGAGATGGCGCTCGGCCGAGGTCACGAACGCAGCCGCGAGTTCGGCGACGTCGCGCAGCGCAGCGTCGTCGCCGTGCGCGACCGCGCGATAAGCGTGCGCGAGAAACACGCCGTCGCAAAAGCCGGAGCCGTGTTCGAGCATCGCCCCAAGCCAGTCGCGCAACGACGCCGCGTCGGTGACATCGCCGGCCTCGACCGCCCATTCGATGCCGCTGGAATAGGAGAACGCGCCGACCGGAAACGCCGGCGACAGCCAGGTCATCAGCCGGTACAGCGACGCGCCCTGCTCCGCCGACAGCGGCTCGGCGGCGGCCGCCTCCGGCGTATTACTTGTGGTCATGCTTGTGGGAATGGCCGTGCCCGTGATCGTGGCCGCAATGCTCGTCGTGGACGTGATGCTCGTGGCCGTGATCATGCTTGCCGTGATCATGCTTGCCGTGATCATGATGGGCATGGTCGTGATGATCGTGATCATGATGCCCATGCTCATGACCGCCGTGATCATGATGACCCGCGCTTTCGTGCGCCGGCGCATAGGCGCCGCCTTCGGGATCGAACGGCGCCTCGATCTCGACCGCCTTGCCGCCGAGCCCTGTGACCATATCGGCGATGACGTGATCGCGGCGGATGCGCAGCGCCTTGGCCATGATCTGGGTCGGCAGATGGCGGTTGCCGAGGTGCCAGGCGAGCCGCACCAGATGCTGCGGATCACGGCCGCGGATTTCCAGCAGCGGCTCCGGCGCCGCGACGACTTCGACCAGCCGTCCGTCGTCGAGCACCAGCGCGTCGCCGCCGCGCAACGCGGTGGCGTGCTCGAGATCGAGCAAGAATTCAAGCCCACGGGTGCCGGTCATCGCCATGCGGCGGCGATGCCGGTCGTCGAAATCGAGCACGACGGTGTCGGCCGCAGGCTCCTTCCAGTGATATTGCCCGTGGACTTTGCCGGCTCGGATCATGCTCGCTCTCGTTCGGTTCCGGGCGCGCGATGCGCGCTACAGTTTCTCGACCTTGCCGTCGCTGATGATCTCGATCACCGTCGGCGCGGCCTTCAGCGGGGTGGATAGTTCACGCCACGCCTTCATGTGCGGGGCGCGGGCGTGGGCGTTGAGATCGTCGCGGCTCTCCCAGCGCTCGACCACGACGAAAATGTTGGGGTCATTGATGCTGGTGTGGCTGTCATAGGCGATGCAGCCCTTCTCCTTGCGGGTCTCGGCGATGCAGGCCTTGGCGCCCTCGATGAAGGCCTCGCGGGACTCCGGTTTCACCTGCGTGGTGGCGACGACATAGATCATGGCGTTTCCCTTTTCTTGTTGTTGTTACTTCACGTCGACCTTTTCGGGCGTGATGATCTCGATCTTCGGCGGCGCCGACAGGCACTTCGCGGCGATCCGGCCGAACGCCTTGAAGTGCTCGGCCTTGCCGTGCGGGCCGAGCGCCTCGGCGTTCTCCCACTGTTCGACGAACACCATCTTGGTCGGATCGCTGACGCTCTCGTGCATGTCGTAGGCGATGTTGCCCGGCTCCTTGCGGGTCTCGGCGATGCAGTCCTTCGCTCCGGCAATCAGTTCGGCACGCATTTCAGGCTTCACGGTCAAAGTGGCGACGACATAGATCACGAATATTCCTCCCGATGGGTTTTTGTGGCGCAAGCGCCGCGCGGACATTAGGCGCTGGGAAGGCTGGTGCAAAGCCCATTCCCCGCCCGGCAAACGGCTTTGCGGCAGCGGCCTCGACCCGAAAGGCGCGACCGCCGGCGTCGTCCTAAGCCGTGAAGAATTCGAGCAGCGCCTGCGCGGTCTGCTCCGGCGCTTCCTCGGTGAGGAAGTGGCCGGAATCGACCGGGCCGCCTCGCACGTCGTCCGCCCAGTTTTTCCAGGTGTCGAGCGGCGTCGCGGCGGATTGCGCAATGCCGGCGTCGCCCCACAGCGCCAGCATCGGCACCGGGATCTTGCGGCCGGCCTCCACGTCCGCCTTGTCGTGCGCGAAGTCGGCATGCGCACCGGCGCGATAATCCTCGCACATCGCGTGCAGCCGCATCGGATCGCGGAACGGCGCGAGATAGTGCTCCATCGCGCGCGGATCGAAGCAGGACAGGTCCTTCGTCTTCGCCCAGCTCGCGAGCTTGTTCTTGAGATAGAAATCCGAACTCGCGCCGATCAGCGTCTCCGGCAGCGGTGCGGGCTGGGCGAGGAAGCTCCAATGATAGATCTTCAGCGCGTAGGCGCGGTCCATCCGCATCCAGTACTCGTAGGTCGGCAGGATGTCGAGCACCGCCAGCTTCTTCAGCCGGCCGGGATGATCGAGTGCCAGCCGATAGCTGACGCGGCCGCCGCGATCGTGCCCGGCGAGCGCAAAGTGCACATGGCCCAGCCGCTCCATCGCCTCGATCAGTTGCTCCGCCATCGCCCGCTTGGTGTAGGGCGTGTGCTCGGCATCGCTCTCCGGCATGTCGGACCAGCCGTATCCGGGCAGATCGGCGATGATCAGCTTGAACTTCTCCGCGAGCTTCGGCGCAACGCGGTGCCACATCACATGGGTTTCGGAGAAGCCGTGCAGCAGCAACAGCGGCGGCCCGTCGCCGCCGGTGCGGGCGAAGATGCGGCCGGACGAGGTGTTGATCCACTCCGAGCCGAAGCCCGGAAACAAATCGGCGAGATCGGGCATCAGTTCATCCTCGCGCGTGACCGACGATCAGTTTAAGCACCCGTCATGCCCGGCCTTGTGCCGGGCATCCACGTCTTGCTGCAGACGCCGCGAGAAAGACGTGGATGGCCGGGACGAGCCCGGCCATGACGAATGGTGAGCAAAGCGACCGTAAGCTTCAACGTCGTTACTTCCCTCGCCGTTCCCGCGCCACCGCCTGCCAGCCGATGTCGCGGCGGCAGAAGCCTTCGGGCCAGTTGATCACGCCGATCGCCTCGTAGGCGCGGCGCTGCGCTTCGGCCACCGTGTTCGCCGATGCGGTGACCGCGAGCACGCGGCCGCCATTGGCGAGCACCCAGTCGCCCGACGCCATGGTGCCGGCATGGAAAATCTGCACGCCCGGGATCTTCTCGGCGCGTTCGAGCCCGGCGATCCGCGTACCCTTCTCGTAGGCGCCGGGATAGCCCTTGGCGGCCATCACCACCGTCAGTGCCGGCTCGCCGATCCAGCGCAGGCTGAAATGCGCGAGCTGGCCGTCGCAGCAGGCGAGCAGCGCCGGCACGATGTCGGACATCATCCGCATCATCAGCACCTGGCATTCCGGATCGCCGAACCGGACGTTGTATTCGATCAGTTGCGGGCCGTCCTCGGTGATCATCAGACCGGCGAACAGCACGCCCTTGAACGGCGCGCCCATCGCCTTCATCGCCTTCAGCGTCGGGTTGATGATGCGCTCCATCGCCTGCGCGCAGATCGCGTCGGTCATCACCGGCGCCGGCGAATACGCGCCCATGCCGCCGGTGTTCGGCCCCTTGTCGCCGTCGAAGGCGCGCTTGTGGTCCTGCGCGGTGGCGAGCGGCAGCGCGTGCTCGCCGTCGCACAGCACGAAGAACGACGCCTCCTCGCCGACCAGGAAATCCTCGACCACGACCTCGACGCCGGCGTCGCCGAGCCCGCCGCCGAACATCATGTCGACCGCATCTTCCGCCTCGGCCAGTGTCATCGCCACCACGACGCCCTTGCCGGCGGCGAGCCCGTCGGCCTTGACCACGATCGGCGCGCCCTGGACGCGGATATAGGCCTTGGCGTCGTCGGGCGAGCTGAAGCGCTCATAGGCGGCGGTGGGAATGCCGTGCGCCTTGCACAGGTCCTTTGTGAAGCCCTTGGAGCCTTCGAGCTGCGCGGCCTTGCGGGTCGGCCCGAACGCCTTGATGCCGGCGTCCGCGAGATCGTCGACGATGCCGGCCGCGAGCGGCGCCTCCGGCCCGACCACCACCAGCTCGATCGCATTCGCCTTGCAGAACTCGATCACCGCGCGATGGTCGGTGACGTCGAGCGCGATGCAGCTCGCCTCGCGCGCGATCCCGGCATTGCCCGGCGCGCAAAACAGCTTGGTCACCAGAGGCGAGGCCGCGATCTTCCAGGCCAGCGCGTGTTCGCGGCCGCCCGAACCGAGCAACAAGATGTTCATCGCAAGCCTGACCGTGCCCCGTGGATGGTGCGCGAGGTGTAACACGGCGGGGGTTCCGGGCAACGAGGGCTTGGGTCCGGATGTGGATATGTCGTAAACCGGGCAGGAAAACCGGCCGCAGCGCGCGCACGGCACGCCGGCTGCGTGGCTGTGGCAGCACAATGTGGCCCGGCCGGTTGGCGTCGGCTGCGAAAGTCCCTATTTTCCGCAGCAACCCAAACAACTCGCGAATCGCATGGCCCGACTGCTCGCTCCCGACACGCTCGTCAATGTCGCCGAATTCACCGTCTCCGAGCTGTCGCAGGCGCTCAAGCGGACGGTGGAGGACACCTATGGGCACGTCCGCGTGCGCGGCGAGATCTCCGGCTTTCGCGGCGCGCATTCGTCGGGGCATTGCTATTTCGCGCTGAAGGACGAGAGCGCCAAGATCGAGGCGGTGATCTGGAAGGGCGTCGCCGGGCGGATGCGGTTCAAGCCGCAGGAGGGCCTCGAGGTCATCGCCACCGGCAAGCTCACCACCTATCCCGGCTCGTCGAAATATCAGATCGTGATCGAGGCGCTGGAGCCCGCCGGGATCGGCGCGCTGATGGCGCTGATGGAAGAGCGCAAGCGCAAGCTCGGCGCCGAAGGCCTGTTCGACGAGGCGCGCAAGCAGCTCTTGCCGTGGCTGCCGGAAGTGATCGGCGTCGTCACCTCCCCCACCGGCGCGGTGATCCGCGACATCCTGCACCGGCTCGAGGACCGCTTCCCGCGCCGCGTGCTGGTGTGGCCGGTCAAGGTGCAGGGCGAAGGCTCGGCCGAGCAGGTCGCCGCCGCGATCCACGGCTTCAACGCGCTGCCCGAGGGCGGCCCGATCCCGCGGCCGGATCTGCTGATCGTCGCGCGCGGCGGCGGCTCGCTGGAGGATCTATGGTCCTTCAACGAGGAGATCGTGGTTCGCGCCGCGGCCGAGAGCATGATCCCGCTGATCTCCGCGGT
This genomic window contains:
- a CDS encoding nitronate monooxygenase; translated protein: MELSDRLVRFRGRLELPLIAAPMFLVSGVDLVASACSNGVIGSFPTVNCRSTEQLEGWIGTIAQRLAAHEDATGRRAAPWCPNLIVHRSNARLADDLAVLLMHKPEIVIASVGSPQPVIGPLHDVGAMVLADVASIRHAERAAAAGADGLVLLTAGAGGQTGWLNPFAFVRAVRQFFDGVIVLAGGISDGVALRAAMTLGCDLGYMGTKFIATQESAADPRYKAMLVDSSADDILLTKAFTGLQTSMLRPSIVAAGLDPDALPERGAIDIGKDIDVGARENRPQRWRDIWSAGHSTSGVGGIVPVAELIAQTAQEFRSAG
- a CDS encoding AMP-binding protein codes for the protein MTDALYAFPTAGTQTLRALSRYPSRIAFAWPSGSMSYRGAVDTIGSIQKVFMALGAQPGTRVALLTANRAESWCAGVAAQLSRFAVTWLHPLGSLQDQLDQIEDSEAAILVIDAAAFLQRGGELAARATGLRHVFTLGRADYGLDLLVAMDKAGAATPRDFARIDDVAVLNYTGGTTGKSKGALRRHRENAGFAAAILADFEIPADPRYLTVAPISHVAGTKVLPALMRGGTVHMLKGFDPEAVLATIAREKINFTLFVPTMIYVLLDHPKLATTDLSSLDLVLYGASPMSPTRLVEGIERIGPVFSQLYGQTECYPISVLRKADHDPKDPELFLSCGFPIAACDARILDENDQEVATGESGEICVRAPHVMAEYWKRPEQTAETLKNGWLHTGDIARRDDRGYMYILDRKKDMIVSGGFNIFPREVEDVLSTHRDVAMVAVVGVPDDKWGEAVTAIVVARAGSKPDEQELIELVKSRKGSAHAPKQIKFVTELPMTGVGKIDKKVLRADFWKGRDRMVG
- a CDS encoding urease accessory protein UreF produces the protein MTTSNTPEAAAAEPLSAEQGASLYRLMTWLSPAFPVGAFSYSSGIEWAVEAGDVTDAASLRDWLGAMLEHGSGFCDGVFLAHAYRAVAHGDDAALRDVAELAAAFVTSAERHLETTAQGRAFIEIVRNAWASDGLARAVTACNGALAYPVAVGLVSAVHGVPLAATLHAFLHAVVSNWISAGARLVPLGQTDSQRLLAALEPAVIATGDRALNASLDDLGSATFRADLAGLRHETQYTRLFRS
- a CDS encoding urease accessory protein UreE; this encodes MIRAGKVHGQYHWKEPAADTVVLDFDDRHRRRMAMTGTRGLEFLLDLEHATALRGGDALVLDDGRLVEVVAAPEPLLEIRGRDPQHLVRLAWHLGNRHLPTQIMAKALRIRRDHVIADMVTGLGGKAVEIEAPFDPEGGAYAPAHESAGHHDHGGHEHGHHDHDHHDHAHHDHGKHDHGKHDHGHEHHVHDEHCGHDHGHGHSHKHDHK
- a CDS encoding putative quinol monooxygenase, with amino-acid sequence MIYVVATTQVKPESREAFIEGAKACIAETRKEKGCIAYDSHTSINDPNIFVVVERWESRDDLNAHARAPHMKAWRELSTPLKAAPTVIEIISDGKVEKL
- a CDS encoding putative quinol monooxygenase encodes the protein MIYVVATLTVKPEMRAELIAGAKDCIAETRKEPGNIAYDMHESVSDPTKMVFVEQWENAEALGPHGKAEHFKAFGRIAAKCLSAPPKIEIITPEKVDVK
- a CDS encoding alpha/beta hydrolase, yielding MPDLADLFPGFGSEWINTSSGRIFARTGGDGPPLLLLHGFSETHVMWHRVAPKLAEKFKLIIADLPGYGWSDMPESDAEHTPYTKRAMAEQLIEAMERLGHVHFALAGHDRGGRVSYRLALDHPGRLKKLAVLDILPTYEYWMRMDRAYALKIYHWSFLAQPAPLPETLIGASSDFYLKNKLASWAKTKDLSCFDPRAMEHYLAPFRDPMRLHAMCEDYRAGAHADFAHDKADVEAGRKIPVPMLALWGDAGIAQSAATPLDTWKNWADDVRGGPVDSGHFLTEEAPEQTAQALLEFFTA
- the purD gene encoding phosphoribosylamine--glycine ligase; amino-acid sequence: MNILLLGSGGREHALAWKIAASPLVTKLFCAPGNAGIAREASCIALDVTDHRAVIEFCKANAIELVVVGPEAPLAAGIVDDLADAGIKAFGPTRKAAQLEGSKGFTKDLCKAHGIPTAAYERFSSPDDAKAYIRVQGAPIVVKADGLAAGKGVVVAMTLAEAEDAVDMMFGGGLGDAGVEVVVEDFLVGEEASFFVLCDGEHALPLATAQDHKRAFDGDKGPNTGGMGAYSPAPVMTDAICAQAMERIINPTLKAMKAMGAPFKGVLFAGLMITEDGPQLIEYNVRFGDPECQVLMMRMMSDIVPALLACCDGQLAHFSLRWIGEPALTVVMAAKGYPGAYEKGTRIAGLERAEKIPGVQIFHAGTMASGDWVLANGGRVLAVTASANTVAEAQRRAYEAIGVINWPEGFCRRDIGWQAVARERRGK